The following coding sequences are from one Musa acuminata AAA Group cultivar baxijiao chromosome BXJ2-4, Cavendish_Baxijiao_AAA, whole genome shotgun sequence window:
- the LOC103981609 gene encoding ER membrane protein complex subunit 7 homolog produces MRSSAALFNPSPPLLLLLPLLLFSHLLPRALAADLGSGDGYTIAGRVKLDGATSKESGLPAKPTNIKVILNGGQSISFARADGYFSFHNVPAGTHLIEVAALGYFFSPVRVDISARNPGKIQAALTENRRVLYELILEPLREEQYYEKREPFSIMSLMKSPMGLMMGFMLLVMFVMPKLMENIDPEEMRRAQEDMRAQGVPSLSSLLPRSN; encoded by the exons ATGAGGAGCTCCGCGGCGTTATTCAATCCGTCACCGCCGCTCCTCCTCCTTttgcctcttcttcttttctcgcaTCTCCTTCCTCGCGCCCTCGCCGCTGACCTAGG ATCTGGCGATGGGTACACGATCGCCGGTCGTGTGAAATTAGATG GTGCAACATCCAAAGAATCTGGCCTTCCTGCAAAACCCACAAATATTAAAGTCATACTCAATGGTGGTCAAAGCATCAGTTTTGCAAGAGCAGATGGTTATTTTTCATT CCACAATGTGCCAGCTGGGACTCATCTGATTGAAGTAGCTGCATTAGGTTATTTCTTTTCTCCG GTTCGTGTTGATATTAGTGCTAGAAACCCTGGTAAGATCCAGGCAGCACTGACAGAGAACAGAAGGGTTCTATATGAGTTGATTCTAGAGCCTTTAAGAGAAGAACAGTACTATGAG AAGAGGGAACCTTTTTCCATTATGTCACTAATGAAAAGTCCTATGGGTTTAATGATGGGTTTCATGCTATTGGTGATGTTTGTCATGCCAAAATTGATGGAAAATATTg ATCCTGAAGAAATGAGGCGAGCTCAAGAAGACATGAGGGCCCAAGGGGTTCCTTCTCTTTCGAGTTTGTTGCCCAGGAGCAATTAG